In Brassica rapa cultivar Chiifu-401-42 unplaced genomic scaffold, CAAS_Brap_v3.01 Scaffold0594, whole genome shotgun sequence, the following proteins share a genomic window:
- the LOC117130610 gene encoding uncharacterized protein At3g43530-like: MNKYFGGRKVTYADLEKQMLAMKSKPSEDRKKMAIMFFLASILVGGRKSGEGASPVDSFFLRVVDDLDACVTFPWGRYAFEHNLKDVSSFLEKCDGVAPTSWVFTSFPIPLKLLAFEAIPSLRNHF; the protein is encoded by the exons ATGAACAAGTATTTTGGAGGGAGAAAGGTAACATACGCTGACCTGGAGAAGCAGATGTTGGCAATGAAATCAAAGCCATCTGAGGATCGTAAGAAGATGGCCATTATGTTCTTCTTAGCCAGCATCCTTGTCGGAGGCCGAAAGAGTGGTGAGGGAGCATCACCTGTGGACAGTTTCTTCCTGCGTGTTGTTGATGACCTAGATGCGTGTGTAACGTTCCCTTGGGGGCGGTATGCATTCGAACATAACTTGAAGGATGTCTCTAGCTTTTTGGAGAAATGCGACGGGGTTGCGCCGACGAGTTGGGTTTTTACAAGCTTTCCTATCCCTCTGAAG TTGTTGGCCTTTGAGGCAATTCCAAGCTTGAGGAACCATTTCTGA
- the LOC117130609 gene encoding tol-Pal system protein TolA-like, producing the protein MDFESRTGQIEGPTNPIGGPSNNAQSGQVHAYSVEATGATLGAEALKAMEGRLMNAVRDAVRDAMKGVKEKVTSLSTQLGLLEEEVKSLRLSVPGSDNPAVQDDGDGSDNSESEEEDGDVGGDKESEEEDGGDNNEPDEEDGGDNNEPDEEDGSDNDVEDAILDISKDVQREYGDVDMDDDDAEMSRKDDGKEAVPVKKVKVDRGDTVRSPIQLRSRAAEKSSKGEKKQKAAAEKKAAAAAEKEAAAEKEAAAEKEAAAEKEAAKKKAAAKKTKKVGKKTE; encoded by the exons ATGGATTTTGAGTCTCGCACAGGTCAGATTGAAGGTCCCACCAATCCTATCGGAGGACCATCGAATAATGCACAATCTGGTCAGGTTCATGCATATTCGGTGGAGGCTACTGGAGCTACTCTTGGAGCTGAGGCTTTAAAAGCGATGGAAGGTCGGCTTATGAATGCAGTCCGAGATGCAGTTCGAGATGCTATGAAGGGAGTGAAGGAAAAAGTCACTTCATTGTCTACGCAGCTAGGTCTTCTAGAAGAGGAGGTGAAAAGTCTTAGGTTGAGTGTTCCCGGAAGTGACAATCCGGCGGTCCAAGATGATGGTGATGGTAGTGACAATAGCGAGTCGGAAGAAGAGGATGGAGATGTGGGTGGGGATAAGGAGTCGGAGGAAGAGGATGGTGGTGACAATAACGAGCCAGACGAAGAGGATGGTGGTGACAATAACGAGCCAGACGAAGAGGATGGTAGTGACAATGATGTTGAAGATGCCATTCTCGATATTTCAAAGGATGTGCAGAGGGAATATGGTGATGTTGacatggatgatgatgatgcggaGAT GTCGAGAAAAGATGATGGCAAAGAAGCAGTTCCTGTGAAAAAGGTTAAGGTGGACCGTGGTGATACTGTGAGGAGTCCCATTCAGCTAAGAAGCAGGGCAGCAGAGAAGAGCAGCAAAGGTGAAAAGAAGCAGAAGGCAGCTGCTGAGAAGAAGGCAGCTGCAGCAGCTGAGAAGGAGGCAGCAGCTGAGAAGGAGGCAGCAGCTGAGAAGGAGGCAGCAGCTGAAAAGGAGGCAGCTAAGAAGAAGGCAGCAGCTAAGAAGACAAAGAAAGTAGGTAAGAAGACCGAGTGA